The Niallia alba genome includes a window with the following:
- a CDS encoding YuzL family protein, translating to MARLKKNPSKAGVSAASVKGNAGPTVENDGGGKVNSQNNQYKKQ from the coding sequence ATGGCTCGTCTTAAAAAGAACCCTTCTAAAGCAGGAGTTAGTGCAGCAAGTGTTAAAGGAAATGCTGGTCCAACCGTTGAAAATGATGGTGGTGGAAAAGTTAATAGTCAAAATAATCAATATAAAAAGCAATAG